One Lytechinus pictus isolate F3 Inbred chromosome 11, Lp3.0, whole genome shotgun sequence genomic window, TAAAAACCACCTTCTTTGAAGAAATGGAATAAATAACATACGTTATCAATATAATGTGGATAAAACTATCAATGTGTGTTATTATACCAGATATTACAAACCAAATATTTATCTCATGAATTTCCATTTTGTAGAGTAAATCATCTTTGAGCTCAGTTTAAGTTCGTTTTTATTCTATGCAAAAGCCGAAGTAcattgtaagaaaaaaagaagtctATATTAAGGAATTTAGAATTTGTTTTACTCACTGCATTTGATGTGAGGTCTTCCATCCTTTGTGTATTTAGTGAATGGATAAAGATGACTGAATGTTCCTTTGTTTGTACACGATCCTTCGTCTGATAAACTCTGATAACAGGCATCGTGCTGCTGACAACAActaaaaaatagaataatataaatatggaaatgtctataataataatagtaataataataatgataataataataataataataataataataataataataataataataataataataataataataataatacctgaTATACTGACGAGTATATCCCTCGATTATGATAAATGTCAGGCAATATACTCCATTAACAAGCAAGCATCTATCTTATTGGCACAACATCGACTGACACTACCCTACGGTGAAAAAGAGAAGGCAAGACTTAAATGCTCCTTTCACAAGAAACTTCAAGAGCAACTTAAATCCAAGCGACTTcatggccaccatgaaaaacAGACGCATCGGGAGTTCGTAGACCAGAAAGACACACATCAATGGCTTAAGTCGGCGGGACTAAGAGGTGAAACTGAAGGGTTCGTCTATGCTATTCAGGACCAGGTGGTGAGGACCCGTGCCTACGAAAAATCTATCCTCAGAAGAGACACAGACGACACTTGCAGGATGTGTGGAAAAGAGACCGAAACAATCATGCATTTGGTATCAGCATGTTCGACTCTTGCTGGAACTGAGTACATCACAAGACATGACAATATTGCCAAAGTTATCCATTGGCAACTACTGAAGGATCGCGGTAAAATGACTTGTGATCACGCTTGGGAACATCAGCCACAAACGATCACCACGATCAATAACAGCACCATATATTGGAACTGTGGCATACTAACGGATAGAACCATCAACTGCAACAAGCCGGACATCATCGTCAGAGACAACAACGtagtaaatatcattgaggtctctgttccccatgatatcaacattgctgtaaaggaaagagacaaacggctcaagtatcaagacctaaggattgagatcgagaggatgtggaacgtgaaagcagaggtcacaccagtcatcattggtcactcaggaatggtgaagaagggaatggaagcctgcataaccaagatctctcctcaccttcggatgtacgacattcagaaggcagctatcttgggtacaaccagattgataagaaagactctcggacattagtagtgtaaagttcctagttgcacttgaaattacttggtgctttttgttagagcaaagttattcaagaaaaaaatacggacttgatcctgtttagaggaataataataataataataataataataataataataataataataataataatgatgataatgataataataaattggaactgtggcatactaacggatagaaccatcaactgcaacaagccggacatcatcgtcagagacaacaacgtagtaaatatcattgaggTCTCTGTTCCCCACGATATCAACATTGCTGTAAAGGAAAGAGACAAACGGCTCAAGTATCAAGACCTAAGGATTGAGATCGAGAGGATGTGGAACGTGAAAGCAGAGGTCACACCAGTCATAATTGGTCACTCAGGAATGGTGAAGAAGGGAATGGAAGCCTGCATAACCAAGATCTCTCCTCACCTTCGGATGTACGACATTCAGAAGGCAGCTATCTTGGGTACAACCAGATTGATAAGAAAGACTCTCGGACATTAGTAGTGTAAAGTTCCTAGTTGCACTTGAAATTACttggtgctttttgttagagcaaagttattcaagaaaaaaatacggacttgatcctgtttagaggaataataataataataataataataataataataataataataataataataataataataataaatggcTTAAGTCGGCGGGACTAAGAGGTGAAACTGAAGGGTTCGTCTATGCTATTCAGGACCAGGTGGTGAGGACCCGTGCCTACGAAAAATCTATCCTCAGAAGAGACACAGACGACACTTGCAGGATGTGTGGAAAAGAGACCGAAACAATCATGCATTTGGTATCAGCATGTTCGACTCTTGCTGGAACTGAGTACATCACAAGACATGACAATATTGCCAAAGTTATCCATTGGCAACTACTGAAGGATCGCGGTAAAATGACTTGTGATCACGCTTGGGAACATCAGCCACAAACGATCACCACGATCAATAACAGCACCATATATTGGAACTGTGGCATACTAACGGATAGAACCATCAACTGCAACAAGCCGGACATCATCGTCAGAGACAACAACGtagtaaatatcattgaggtctctgttccccatgatatcaacattgctgtaaaggaaagagacaaacggctcaagtatcaagacctaaggattgagatcgagaggatgtggaacgtgaaagcagaggtcacaccagtcatcattggtcactcaggaatggtgaagaagggaatggaagcctgcataaccaagatctctcctcaccttcggatgtacgacattcagaaggcagctatcttgggtacaaccagattgataagaaagactctcggacattagtagtgtaaagttcctagttgcacttgaaattacttggtgctttttgttagagcaaagttattcaagaaaaaaatacggacttgatcctgtttagaggaataataataataataataatgatgatgatgatgatgatgatgatgatgatgatgatgatgatgatgatgatgataataataataataataataacaacaataataattataataataatgataacaataataattataataataatgataatgatgatgatgatgatgatgataataataataataataaacacagcATGCATCATCCAGCAAACTATTCTGATACATAAATAGAGAGAAAGATGTAAGTTTAAAGGAGAAAGGCATTACAAAGTCATCCAGCAATATCTTACaaaaataagatgaaaaaaataggATTCAATTATGttttgaagtgatttttttaagtttcgaGCGGTTACGctgatcaaattcaaattcatttattttcacatctctaacaaaacaaacaaaatacagtaCATCGTGAtcgaaaaaatcaaaataatgattccaTAATGATAGagtaaaataacaatgaaaattgcaaaatttggacaaaataacaaaatacctAAGGTACTGAATGGGATGCGAGGAAGTAGCAAAACGGCAATATATGCCTATCTAGGCAACTCCCTGATTAGCATTCATTACTGATAATAATCAGATGATAGCAATGAAAATTTACTTTGACGACTTTTACTgtaatattacattatttcatttctacaatatatatgatttgataataataacactGCGCCTCGAAATAGAAAAGGGATATTTACCAGTCTATTTCATCTTTAGGCAATCCTGTCCCACCAATTCCACAGTAACAACCATATCCATTGAATCTTCCATAAGCTCCAAATATAGAATGAAGCTTCGGATCTAGCCATCCGAGCATGCTTCCCAGACTTATTACATTTCCTTCCACTgtaaaaacaaacatatattaaaattttgtgTGAATAATCACTCAATATTTTGGTTAAAAGGATGGAAAATCGATGtttattgggtaaaatttacTTCAtcagaaccaaaaaaaaaatgaactatCACTTTCGAATCCATTGTTTGAAAAAAGTTGTGTCAATATTAACCTAATGTTGGGTTAAAGCATGTATGCATGTTTCTTAggtaatttatttcaatataaacGAGAATAAAAGCAAGCTTATCACATTTCATTCCAttggggaaaagggaagaaaaattaGAGTAATGGTTGTGTCAAAATTGAgtcaatattgggtaaataaGAGGTCATATATGCTCCTATTTTCTGAAAACGTAAATTAACTTAATTTTACAACCTCTCCCCCAAACAATCATGCTGAGCTTTGAACCACATCTTACCACCTTTACCTCCTTTTACCACCCCCTTTACCActcctccccccccaaaaaaaaaatcatatgcatGATCATTGTAATGCAGTATTGTGTAAATTCTAGACCCAAGTAGCAgcagaagcagtagtagtagcagcagtagtagtagtatagtagtagtagtagtagtagtagtagtagtagtagtagtagtagtagtagtagtagtagtagtagtagtagtagtagtagtagttcatttattttagatttatcaatattatttaaaaaatgtaatttcatctAATCACGTCAACTAGATTTAATTTTCTCTAACTTCCAGTTAACAATGCATGGTTTAAAAACATGCAGTATATATGAGAGAGTTTATGAGGCGGACGCATAATTGTTTAATagttgattaattttgttttaaacaagATGTTGACTTACCTATATACAAAAGAGAAAGCCCGATTATAACGAAGATCAGTCCTGAagatttcatgtttatttctaGGAATAAAAAGGGCATAAAATATCAACATGAATAGTTAATTTGAATTCCGTTTAGATTAAGTTTCATTAAGAGTTTTGTGTCTTACTCTTC contains:
- the LOC129271633 gene encoding phospholipase A2-like codes for the protein MKSSGLIFVIIGLSLLYIVEGNVISLGSMLGWLDPKLHSIFGAYGRFNGYGCYCGIGGTGLPKDEIDCCCQQHDACYQSLSDEGSCTNKGTFSHLYPFTKYTKDGRPHIKCTESNDPCAYELCQCDRSAAICLSKHESKYDIQYKNYNRKTKCERRKWMQADFCPLE